CGACCCCAGCTGCATCGGCGTCATCGCGTGGATGCACACGTTCTCGCCCGCCAAGATGTGGATCACCGGGCTGGACGTGCTGCGCAAGCCGCTGCTGCACCTGCACACGCAGCTGAACGAGGCGCTGCCGTGGGCCACCATCGACATGGACTTCATGAACCTCAACCAGGCCGCGCACGGCGACCGGGAGTTCGGGTTCATCCAGACCAGGATCGGCGTGCCGCGCAAGACCGTGGCCGGCCACGCGAGCGACCCGCGGCTGGCCGAGCGGATCGACGGCTGGGTCCGCGCGGCCACCGGTCACCACCACCTGAACGGGTTGAAGCTGGCCCGGTTCGGCGACAACATGCGGGGCGTCGCGGTCACCGAGGGCGACAAGGTCGAGGCGGAGCTGCGCTTCGGCGTCAGCGTCAACACCTACGGGGTCAACGACCTGGTCGAGGTCGTGGACGCGGTGGCCGACGCCGAGATCGACCTGCTGGTCACCGAGTACGCCGACACCTACCGGCTCGCGCCCGAGCTGGCCAAGGACGGCGCGCGGCACGACTCGCTGCGCTACGCCGCCCGCATCGAGGCCGGCCTGCGCCGGTTCCTCACCGACGGCGGCTTCGGCGCGTTCACCACGAACTTCGAGGACCTGGGCGGGCTGCGGCAGCTGCCCGGCCTGGCCGTGCAGCGGCTGATGGCCGACGGCTACGGCTTCGGCGGCGAGGGCGACTGGAAGACCTCGGCGCTGCTGGCCGCGGTCAAGGCGATGGGCGCGGGCACCGGCCGCGGCACCTCGTTCATGGAGGACTACACCTACCACTTCGGCCCCGGCGAGCCGAAGATCCTGGGCGCGCACATGCTGGAGGTGTGCCCGACCATCGCGGCCGACCGGCCGTCGTGCGAGGTGCACCCGCTGGGCATCGGCGGCCGGGAGGACCCGGTGCGGCTGGTGTTCGACGCCGCCGCCGGCCCCGCCGTGGTGGTCGGCCTGGCCGACCTGGGCGAGCGGTTCCGGCTGGTGGCCAACGAGGTCGAGGTCGTGCCGCCGGACGAGCCCCTGCCGAACCTGCCGGTGGCGCGCGCGGTGTGGAAGCCCGCGCCGTCGCTGTCGACCTCCGCGGAGTCGTGGCTGACCGCGGGCGGCCCGCACCACACCGTCATGACCCAGGCCGTGGGCGCCGAGGTCCTGCACGACTTCGCGCAGATGGTGCACACCGAGCTGGTG
This portion of the Saccharothrix syringae genome encodes:
- the araA gene encoding L-arabinose isomerase, which gives rise to MSSAAKPQVWFLTGSQHLYGPDTLEQVAQQSQQIQRMLTGSGRISAELVWKPVLTDTAAIRDVMTAANSDPSCIGVIAWMHTFSPAKMWITGLDVLRKPLLHLHTQLNEALPWATIDMDFMNLNQAAHGDREFGFIQTRIGVPRKTVAGHASDPRLAERIDGWVRAATGHHHLNGLKLARFGDNMRGVAVTEGDKVEAELRFGVSVNTYGVNDLVEVVDAVADAEIDLLVTEYADTYRLAPELAKDGARHDSLRYAARIEAGLRRFLTDGGFGAFTTNFEDLGGLRQLPGLAVQRLMADGYGFGGEGDWKTSALLAAVKAMGAGTGRGTSFMEDYTYHFGPGEPKILGAHMLEVCPTIAADRPSCEVHPLGIGGREDPVRLVFDAAAGPAVVVGLADLGERFRLVANEVEVVPPDEPLPNLPVARAVWKPAPSLSTSAESWLTAGGPHHTVMTQAVGAEVLHDFAQMVHTELVVIDGDTTTASFADRLRWNQAYFRLAQGLR